A single region of the Nitrosomonas sp. Is79A3 genome encodes:
- a CDS encoding succinate dehydrogenase iron-sulfur subunit has protein sequence MKFSIYRYDPDKDEKPYMQDYDIQLAGTDKMLLDALLRIKSADDSLSLRRSCREGVCGSDAMNINGSNGLACITPLSSLKEPVEIRPLPGLPVIRDLIVDMTQFFHQYHSVKPYLINNDPPPETERLQSPEDRAALDGAYECILCACCTTSCPSFWWNPDKFVGPAGLLQAYRFLADSRDQATAERLDNLEDPYRLFRCHSIMNCVAACPKGLNPTSAIGKIKDMMVKRMV, from the coding sequence ATGAAGTTTTCGATTTACCGCTATGATCCCGATAAAGATGAAAAACCTTATATGCAGGATTACGACATCCAGTTGGCAGGAACCGACAAGATGCTACTGGATGCGCTGCTGCGCATTAAATCGGCCGATGACAGCCTGAGTCTTCGCCGCTCCTGCCGTGAAGGGGTGTGTGGTTCGGATGCAATGAATATTAATGGCAGTAATGGACTGGCGTGCATCACACCGCTCAGTAGTTTGAAAGAGCCTGTAGAGATACGCCCATTACCCGGATTGCCGGTCATTCGTGATTTGATTGTTGATATGACGCAATTCTTTCACCAATATCATTCCGTCAAACCTTATCTCATTAACAATGATCCGCCACCAGAAACAGAACGGTTACAGTCGCCTGAGGATAGGGCGGCTTTGGATGGCGCCTACGAGTGTATTTTGTGCGCTTGTTGTACAACATCCTGTCCTTCCTTCTGGTGGAACCCGGATAAATTCGTAGGACCAGCGGGGCTACTGCAAGCTTATCGTTTTCTTGCCGATAGCCGCGACCAGGCTACCGCTGAGAGATTGGATAATCTGGAAGATCCTTACCGGCTGTTTCGTTGTCATTCCATCATGAATTGCGTTGCTGCTTGCCCTAAAGGCTTAAATCCGACTAGCGCGATTGGAAAAATCAAAGATATGATGGTAAAAAGAATGGTATGA
- a CDS encoding succinate dehydrogenase assembly factor 2, with product MKELERARWRCRRGLLELDIVLQRFMDQYYTQLDESGLEQFERLLALPDNDLWDLITARQVTTDDNLQQVLELLQKS from the coding sequence ATGAAGGAACTTGAACGCGCACGCTGGCGATGCCGGCGTGGCCTGCTTGAGTTGGATATTGTTTTGCAACGTTTTATGGATCAGTACTACACGCAGTTGGATGAGTCAGGGCTGGAACAGTTTGAACGATTGTTAGCTTTACCGGACAATGATTTGTGGGATTTAATCACGGCAAGACAAGTCACGACAGATGATAACTTGCAGCAGGTATTGGAATTATTACAAAAGAGTTAG
- the gltA gene encoding citrate synthase — MAQKGIATLNLNDGSAPIELPVLSGTMGPDVVDIRALHAKSGVFTYDPGYLSTASNSSDITFIDGDKGILLYRGYPIEQLATHCDFIDVCHLLMKGELPDTEKKSEFDRSIKNHSMLHEQLVRFFSGFRRDAHPMAVMVGVVGALSAFYHEALNISDPAYREQSAFRLIAKLPTIAAMAYKYNIGQPFIYPQNQLGYAENFLHMMFAVPSEEYKVNPVIVRALDRILILHADHEQNASTSTVRLVGSSGANPFACVSAGISCLWGPAHGGANEACLQMLEEIGDVSRIDEYIKRAKDKDSNYRLMGFGHRVYKNFDPRAKLMRETCHEVLNELGLHNDRLFKLALQLEKIALEDEYFISRKLYPNVDFYSGIVQRALGIPTKMFTAIFAMARTVGWVAQWSEMVSDPTHKIGRPRQLYTGTTMRDIPSSYSRK; from the coding sequence ATGGCACAAAAAGGCATAGCAACATTAAATCTTAATGATGGCAGCGCGCCCATTGAATTACCCGTTTTATCGGGAACGATGGGACCCGATGTGGTGGATATTCGCGCACTGCATGCAAAAAGTGGCGTATTTACTTATGATCCAGGGTACTTGTCGACGGCCAGCAATAGCTCTGACATTACCTTTATTGATGGTGACAAAGGCATTTTGTTATACCGCGGGTATCCCATCGAACAACTCGCGACCCACTGTGATTTTATCGATGTTTGTCATCTGCTGATGAAAGGTGAATTGCCCGATACTGAGAAAAAATCAGAATTCGATCGCTCAATTAAAAATCATTCGATGTTGCATGAGCAGTTGGTCAGGTTTTTTAGCGGATTCCGGCGCGATGCGCATCCAATGGCAGTCATGGTGGGTGTCGTGGGTGCCCTATCTGCCTTTTATCATGAAGCATTGAATATTTCTGATCCGGCGTACCGGGAACAATCGGCCTTCCGCCTGATAGCAAAGTTGCCGACTATTGCGGCAATGGCCTATAAATACAACATCGGTCAACCCTTCATTTATCCACAGAATCAATTAGGTTATGCGGAAAACTTCCTGCATATGATGTTTGCCGTACCGAGTGAAGAATACAAAGTGAATCCAGTAATTGTTCGCGCGCTGGACCGGATTCTGATTTTACATGCCGATCATGAACAAAATGCTTCCACTTCAACCGTTCGATTGGTCGGCTCCAGCGGAGCGAATCCTTTTGCTTGCGTTTCGGCAGGGATTTCCTGTTTATGGGGGCCTGCACATGGCGGCGCCAATGAAGCCTGCTTGCAAATGCTGGAAGAAATCGGCGATGTGTCACGCATTGATGAATATATCAAACGCGCTAAAGACAAAGACAGTAATTACCGGTTGATGGGCTTTGGTCATCGTGTCTACAAGAATTTTGATCCGCGCGCCAAGTTAATGCGTGAAACCTGTCATGAAGTTCTGAATGAATTGGGTTTGCACAATGATCGCTTATTTAAGCTGGCGCTACAACTTGAAAAAATTGCATTGGAAGATGAGTATTTTATTTCCAGAAAACTCTATCCCAACGTGGATTTTTATTCAGGGATCGTACAGCGCGCCTTGGGAATACCGACCAAAATGTTTACCGCTATTTTTGCCATGGCAAGAACAGTCGGATGGGTGGCGCAATGGAGTGAAATGGTTTCAGATCCGACCCATAAGATCGGGCGTCCGCGTCAATTGTATACAGGTACAACGATGCGGGATATCCCCAGTTCGTATTCAAGAAAATAG
- a CDS encoding 2-oxoglutarate dehydrogenase E1 component, protein MNKQLFDDSLLSGANASFIEAVYEDYLHNPNSVASAWREYFDRLAKQQDTTVNKQPQGVVSSASVTTAVTYSGTESQTALPDIMTADSDDRKQVAVLQLINMHRYLGLNQAKLDPLGLKQQSDVPELDPAHFGFTEADMDKVFNTGSLVGPEHATLREILQILRETYCGSVGAEYMYISSVEQKRWIQARLEGQRSNPNYSDEDKRHILERLNAAEGLEKYLHTRYVGQKRFSGEGNESLIPLLDCLIRRAGKAGIQQIVMGMAHRARLNVLVNTLGKMPADLFREFEEKQPQDLPSGDVKYHQGFSSAIKTSEGIVRLALAFNPSHLEIVNPVVEGSVRARQHLLNDKLGDRVLPVLIHGDAAFAGQGVVMETLNLSQTRGYGTGGTVHIIINNQIGFTTSDPRDSRSTLYCTDVAKMIEAPIFHVNGDDPEAVIMVAELAFDFRMRFHKDVVIDMVCFRRLGHNEQDEPMVTQPKMYQIISKHLGTRKRYVDKLVAEGVIKPKDADDLVQSYRNAMDEGVNPNKAVCYDYQSPYTINWEPFLKPFKWNKKVKTGVAIETLKQLAMRLTDIPEGFRLQQRVEKIIADRRLMGNGELPLDWGMAENLAYAALLKEGYPVRLSGQDSGRGTFFHRHAVLHDQVTAEEDERIYVPLRHIYPEQPDFVVIDSMLSEEAVLGFEYGYATTQPNELVIWEAQFGDFANGAQVVIDQFIASGEAKWGRVCGLVMMLPHGYEGQGPEHSSARLERYLQLCANYNIQVCVPSTPAQMFHVLRRQMIRPLRKPLIIMSPKSMLRHKESVSSLEDLANGHFYPVIPETESLDSKKVRRIIACSGKIYYELMAYRKEQQITDMAIIRLEQLYPFPHEEFQAEIDRFSTAKSVIWCQEEPGNQGAWHRIQHYLRRHIRSDQILGYALRESSASPAVGYTARHKFTQNELIVAAFRDKI, encoded by the coding sequence ATGAACAAGCAGTTGTTTGATGATTCCCTTTTATCCGGCGCAAACGCTTCGTTTATTGAAGCGGTTTATGAAGATTATCTGCATAACCCGAATTCTGTTGCTTCAGCTTGGCGTGAATACTTCGATCGGCTGGCTAAGCAACAGGATACTACTGTTAATAAACAGCCCCAAGGTGTAGTCAGCAGCGCTTCCGTTACCACAGCCGTAACCTATTCCGGGACAGAAAGTCAGACTGCACTGCCGGACATCATGACTGCTGATTCTGATGATCGCAAGCAAGTCGCAGTCCTGCAACTCATCAACATGCATCGCTATCTCGGCCTAAACCAGGCCAAGCTGGATCCCCTTGGACTCAAACAACAATCAGATGTGCCCGAACTGGATCCTGCTCATTTCGGCTTCACCGAAGCGGATATGGACAAGGTATTTAATACCGGTTCATTGGTAGGTCCTGAACATGCCACGCTACGTGAAATTCTGCAAATTCTTCGGGAAACCTATTGCGGATCCGTCGGTGCGGAATATATGTATATCTCTTCAGTGGAGCAAAAGCGCTGGATTCAAGCGCGATTGGAAGGCCAGCGATCAAATCCGAATTATTCGGACGAAGATAAACGCCATATTCTTGAGCGGCTGAATGCAGCGGAGGGATTGGAAAAATACCTGCATACCCGCTATGTCGGACAGAAGCGTTTTTCCGGGGAAGGCAACGAAAGCCTAATACCATTGCTGGATTGTTTAATTCGTCGCGCAGGCAAAGCGGGGATCCAACAGATTGTGATGGGCATGGCGCATCGCGCCAGACTGAACGTGTTAGTAAATACGCTGGGCAAGATGCCTGCCGATCTTTTTCGCGAATTTGAAGAAAAGCAGCCCCAGGATTTACCCTCGGGCGACGTGAAATATCACCAAGGCTTTTCTTCTGCAATCAAAACATCTGAAGGAATTGTCCGTTTGGCATTGGCCTTTAATCCTTCTCATCTGGAAATTGTCAACCCAGTGGTCGAGGGTTCGGTGCGTGCGCGCCAGCACTTATTAAACGACAAATTGGGTGATCGCGTGTTGCCGGTATTAATTCACGGTGATGCCGCGTTTGCCGGGCAGGGTGTGGTGATGGAAACGCTCAATTTGTCGCAAACTCGTGGATATGGTACGGGTGGCACGGTGCATATCATCATCAATAATCAGATCGGATTTACCACATCCGATCCACGCGACAGCCGCTCGACATTGTACTGTACCGATGTCGCCAAGATGATCGAGGCGCCGATTTTTCATGTCAATGGCGATGATCCGGAAGCGGTAATCATGGTGGCTGAACTGGCGTTTGATTTCCGTATGCGGTTTCATAAAGATGTCGTGATTGACATGGTTTGTTTCCGTCGTCTTGGCCATAATGAGCAAGATGAGCCCATGGTGACGCAGCCGAAGATGTATCAGATCATCAGCAAACATCTCGGTACCCGCAAGCGCTATGTTGATAAACTCGTGGCAGAAGGCGTGATTAAACCGAAAGATGCGGATGACCTGGTTCAATCCTACCGGAATGCCATGGATGAAGGCGTAAATCCCAATAAAGCGGTTTGTTATGACTATCAATCCCCGTACACCATTAATTGGGAACCTTTTCTCAAACCGTTTAAATGGAACAAAAAAGTTAAAACCGGTGTTGCAATTGAAACGCTGAAACAACTTGCAATGCGCTTGACCGATATCCCTGAAGGCTTCAGGCTGCAACAAAGGGTTGAAAAGATAATTGCAGACCGGCGTTTGATGGGAAATGGAGAATTACCGCTGGATTGGGGAATGGCAGAGAATCTAGCCTACGCAGCCTTGCTGAAGGAAGGCTATCCGGTGAGACTCTCGGGCCAGGACTCGGGACGTGGTACTTTCTTTCACCGTCATGCGGTATTACATGACCAGGTAACAGCAGAGGAAGATGAGCGTATTTATGTGCCGCTACGTCATATTTATCCCGAACAACCGGATTTTGTCGTTATTGACTCGATGCTATCCGAAGAAGCGGTGTTGGGTTTTGAATATGGCTATGCAACTACGCAGCCGAACGAACTGGTGATCTGGGAAGCGCAGTTTGGCGATTTTGCCAATGGCGCTCAGGTAGTGATTGATCAATTTATCGCATCCGGTGAAGCCAAGTGGGGGCGCGTATGCGGTTTGGTGATGATGCTGCCGCATGGCTATGAGGGGCAGGGTCCAGAGCACTCTTCCGCACGGCTGGAGCGTTATTTGCAACTGTGCGCGAATTATAATATTCAGGTGTGCGTGCCTTCCACACCGGCACAAATGTTTCATGTGCTGCGGCGGCAAATGATCCGCCCGCTCCGCAAGCCCCTGATCATTATGAGTCCAAAGAGCATGCTGCGGCACAAAGAATCCGTATCGAGTCTGGAAGATTTGGCGAATGGTCATTTTTATCCGGTAATACCTGAAACCGAGAGTCTGGATTCCAAAAAGGTGAGACGCATCATCGCCTGTAGCGGAAAGATTTATTACGAGCTGATGGCTTACCGCAAGGAGCAACAAATAACGGATATGGCGATAATTCGCCTGGAGCAGCTTTATCCATTTCCGCATGAGGAGTTTCAGGCGGAAATCGATCGTTTCAGTACCGCCAAATCGGTGATCTGGTGCCAGGAAGAGCCGGGTAATCAAGGCGCATGGCATCGCATTCAGCACTATTTGCGGCGGCATATACGGTCTGATCAGATCCTGGGTTACGCGCTGCGGGAATCTTCTGCTTCTCCGGCAGTCGGTTATACGGCCCGCCATAAATTTACGCAGAATGAGTTAATCGTGGCAGCATTTAGAGACAAAATCTAA
- the odhB gene encoding 2-oxoglutarate dehydrogenase complex dihydrolipoyllysine-residue succinyltransferase: protein MLVEVKVPMLSESVAEATLISWHKKAGDYVNRSENLIDVETDKVVLELPAPSAGVLTKILKKDGATVASGEVIAMIETEATDQQDNQPKLAPATEKQTEIPAVKTTETISAKGDEQMAPLLMPAAHKLAEENNLRAAEISAIKGTGLGGRVTKEDVQAYMESKPSPAADAETKSGSVSTPAPPVPGARAERRVAMSRLRQRVAERLVQSQSTAAILTTFNEVNMQAIIDLRTRYKAEFEKEYGVKLGFMSFFVKAVIAALKKYPIINASVEGNDIVYHDYYDIGIAVGSPRGLVVPVIRDADRLTLAGIELQIAEFAKRAQDGKLTIEELSGGTFSITNGGVFGSMLSTPIINPPQSAILGIHATKERAVVENGQIVIRPMNYLALSYDHRIIDGREAVLSLVAMKEALEYPMSPLLEA from the coding sequence ATGCTAGTTGAAGTCAAAGTTCCCATGTTATCTGAATCCGTAGCGGAAGCTACCTTAATATCCTGGCATAAAAAAGCAGGAGATTACGTCAACCGGTCAGAAAACCTGATTGATGTCGAAACCGACAAGGTAGTGCTTGAATTGCCTGCGCCCAGTGCTGGTGTATTGACCAAAATTTTAAAAAAAGATGGCGCAACGGTTGCCAGCGGTGAAGTCATCGCGATGATTGAGACGGAAGCAACCGATCAACAGGATAATCAACCTAAACTGGCACCCGCTACCGAAAAGCAGACTGAAATACCGGCTGTTAAAACTACTGAAACGATCAGCGCCAAAGGCGATGAACAAATGGCACCGCTGTTGATGCCTGCTGCACACAAACTGGCGGAAGAAAATAACTTGAGAGCGGCGGAAATCAGTGCCATCAAAGGGACTGGCTTGGGCGGGCGTGTTACTAAAGAAGATGTGCAAGCGTATATGGAAAGCAAACCCAGCCCGGCAGCAGATGCCGAGACTAAATCCGGTTCAGTCAGTACACCAGCGCCACCTGTTCCGGGTGCGCGTGCGGAACGCCGAGTGGCCATGTCCAGACTGCGGCAGCGGGTTGCGGAACGTCTGGTGCAATCGCAATCCACCGCGGCGATTCTGACTACGTTTAATGAAGTCAATATGCAGGCGATTATTGATCTGCGCACACGCTATAAAGCCGAGTTTGAGAAGGAGTATGGTGTCAAGCTTGGCTTTATGTCGTTCTTCGTCAAAGCAGTCATTGCTGCATTAAAGAAATATCCGATTATTAATGCATCCGTTGAAGGCAATGACATTGTTTATCACGATTACTACGACATCGGCATCGCCGTCGGCAGTCCGCGCGGACTGGTGGTTCCGGTTATCCGTGATGCAGACCGTTTAACGCTGGCCGGGATTGAACTGCAGATCGCCGAATTCGCCAAACGCGCGCAGGACGGCAAGCTAACCATTGAAGAACTCAGCGGCGGTACTTTCTCGATTACCAACGGTGGTGTATTCGGCTCCATGTTGTCCACGCCGATTATTAATCCGCCGCAAAGCGCTATTTTGGGTATCCATGCGACCAAGGAACGCGCAGTGGTCGAGAACGGACAAATCGTGATCCGTCCGATGAATTATCTGGCTTTGTCGTACGATCACCGGATTATCGATGGCCGGGAAGCGGTATTGTCTCTGGTGGCGATGAAAGAAGCGTTGGAATATCCGATGAGTCCGTTGTTGGAGGCATGA
- a CDS encoding PEP-CTERM sorting domain-containing protein → MKKISIALSLISSSLVLGTAFANPITGDLPSSSYVIKGNLAWTWASPVNVQHWISNELFAPSFHSGWRFATEAEMRNLPTLEEFGFGTIQSVAYWNSAYTHVDVTDFERGYVSSQWGHDVWDTFYVSTIPEPETCTMLLVGLGLLNLLARRRVTVPCGIAHHTVADQILS, encoded by the coding sequence ATGAAAAAAATTTCTATTGCGTTATCTCTCATTTCTTCAAGTTTAGTGTTGGGAACAGCTTTTGCAAACCCAATTACCGGTGATTTGCCCAGTTCTTCTTATGTCATCAAGGGTAACTTGGCGTGGACGTGGGCTTCACCGGTTAATGTGCAACACTGGATAAGTAATGAGCTTTTTGCACCGAGCTTTCATAGTGGCTGGCGCTTCGCAACGGAAGCCGAAATGCGTAATCTACCTACTTTAGAGGAATTTGGTTTTGGTACTATTCAATCGGTGGCATACTGGAATTCGGCATATACGCATGTTGATGTTACCGATTTTGAGAGAGGCTATGTATCAAGCCAATGGGGGCATGATGTATGGGATACCTTCTATGTTTCCACTATTCCGGAACCAGAAACCTGCACGATGCTGCTTGTTGGATTGGGTCTGCTGAATCTTTTAGCACGTCGCAGAGTTACAGTCCCTTGCGGTATTGCACATCACACAGTAGCCGATCAAATTCTTTCCTGA
- a CDS encoding Crp/Fnr family transcriptional regulator: MLLPNSPNQNHLLAALPETDFERVAAHLELVAMPLGEYLYEPNEQLRHAYFPTTAIVSLHYVTESGASAETAGVGNEGVVGIALFMGGDTTPSSAMVQTAGHAYRLESRLFKQEFNRAELMQSLLLRYTQALMTQMSLTAACNRHHSIEQRLCRWLLLTLDRAPSQDLVITQEQIAIMLGVRREGITEAAGNLQRAGNIHYRRGHITVLDRSGLEACVCECYGVVRKEFDRLLCDVQYRKGL, translated from the coding sequence ATGCTCTTACCCAATAGTCCCAATCAAAATCACCTCCTCGCCGCGCTTCCTGAAACCGACTTCGAGCGCGTAGCGGCGCACCTGGAACTGGTTGCAATGCCGCTCGGCGAATACCTTTATGAACCTAACGAACAATTACGGCACGCCTATTTCCCCACCACCGCCATCGTCTCGTTGCACTATGTCACGGAGTCTGGCGCATCCGCCGAAACCGCGGGGGTTGGCAATGAAGGTGTCGTCGGTATTGCACTCTTCATGGGGGGCGATACCACACCCAGTTCAGCCATGGTGCAAACTGCCGGTCACGCTTATCGCCTCGAAAGCCGCTTGTTCAAACAGGAATTCAACCGCGCAGAATTGATGCAAAGCTTGTTATTGCGCTACACCCAGGCACTCATGACACAGATGAGCCTGACAGCGGCCTGTAATCGGCATCATTCGATAGAACAACGGTTGTGCCGCTGGCTATTGTTGACACTCGATCGCGCACCCTCTCAAGATCTCGTCATCACGCAGGAGCAAATCGCCATTATGCTTGGTGTACGCCGCGAAGGCATTACCGAGGCAGCCGGAAATTTGCAGCGCGCAGGCAATATTCATTACCGCCGCGGTCACATTACAGTACTCGATCGTTCCGGACTAGAGGCCTGCGTTTGCGAGTGTTATGGTGTAGTCAGGAAAGAATTTGATCGGCTACTGTGTGATGTGCAATACCGCAAGGGACTGTAA
- a CDS encoding response regulator, which yields MIVSTPDILNASILIVDDQEPNVSMLEQLLSDAGYTQVESTMNPQEVCARHRKTGYDLILLDLQMPNMDGFQVMEGLKTNESDDYLPVIVLTAQPGHKLRALQAGAKDFISKPFDLVEVKTRIHNILEVRLLYRLLHQHNQLLEQTVQERTAELRESEARYRSLTELASDWYWEQDENGNYTKVSGPVLEMLGVRVDSLAGESSNDKLSGWNAAEHAELQAKIAARQPFLDFEFSRTNDDGSHQKFRVSGEPMFNRLCGYIGYRGIGLEVTSKK from the coding sequence ATGATAGTTAGTACCCCCGACATTCTTAACGCCAGCATCCTTATTGTTGATGATCAAGAACCCAATGTCAGTATGCTTGAGCAGTTACTTAGCGACGCCGGTTATACGCAAGTGGAATCAACCATGAATCCACAGGAGGTTTGCGCACGTCATCGTAAGACCGGTTATGACCTCATTCTACTCGACTTACAGATGCCCAATATGGATGGATTTCAGGTGATGGAAGGCTTAAAGACCAACGAGTCGGATGACTATCTGCCAGTGATCGTACTTACGGCGCAGCCTGGCCACAAGCTGCGTGCGTTGCAAGCCGGTGCCAAGGATTTTATCAGTAAACCGTTTGACCTGGTAGAAGTAAAGACGCGCATCCATAACATACTCGAAGTACGATTGCTCTATAGGCTACTTCATCAACACAATCAATTACTGGAACAGACTGTGCAGGAACGCACGGCCGAACTACGCGAAAGCGAAGCGCGCTATCGCAGTCTTACTGAATTAGCCTCCGATTGGTATTGGGAGCAAGACGAAAACGGGAACTATACCAAAGTCTCCGGTCCGGTTCTGGAAATGCTCGGCGTTCGAGTCGACTCTTTGGCGGGCGAATCAAGTAACGATAAGCTATCCGGATGGAATGCAGCGGAGCATGCAGAATTACAGGCAAAGATTGCCGCACGGCAACCCTTTCTGGATTTCGAATTTAGCCGGACCAATGATGATGGCTCACATCAAAAATTTCGCGTCAGTGGGGAGCCCATGTTCAACCGACTTTGTGGCTATATCGGTTACCGCGGCATCGGATTAGAGGTCACATCCAAAAAATAG
- a CDS encoding PAS domain S-box protein, whose translation MFKTEINIIALDGEAKTDGATEMRRQETLLRTKALQNAIFNSANFSSIATDAKGVIQIFNVGAERMLGYTAAEVVDKITLADISDPKELISRAKALSIELSTLITPGFEALVFKASRGIEDIYELTFIRKDDSRFPGVVSVTALRDAQDEIIGFLLIGTDNTLRKQAEAEQKKLDQRLRDQHFYTRSLIESNIDALIATDPSGMISDVNKQMEALTGCTRDELIGAPFKNYFTDPERAEAGIKRVLAENRVTNYELTAHARDGKETVVSYNATTFHDRDRKLQGVFASARDITERILLDQALNETNIKLESAKSIAEKANLAKSDFLSSMSHELRSPLNAILGFAQLIESGSPPLTPRQKSNIDQILLAGWYLLDLINEILDLALIESGKLMLSLEPMSLNEVMSDCQAMIEPQAQKSGISLRFPQFDRTYFIKADRTRVKQILINLLSNSIKYNRAGGTVVVNYNSASTADRIRISITDTGEGLSVENLSQLFQPFNRLGREAGTEEGTGIGLVVSKRLVELMGGAIGAESTVGKGSVFWIELILTDAPQITRDDDQSLAIVPANISAEMPLRTLLYVEDNPANLLLVENLLERRADIHLLSAQDGLRGIEIARASLPDVILMDINLPGISGIHALNILRKDPTTAHIPVIALSANAMPRDIVRGLEVGFFRYLTKPIKLNEFLDTLDAALQLSETQSAGTNMEKKYDS comes from the coding sequence TTGTTTAAAACAGAGATCAATATAATCGCCCTTGATGGTGAAGCCAAAACAGACGGTGCTACTGAAATGCGGCGTCAGGAGACTTTGCTTAGAACGAAAGCGTTGCAAAACGCCATTTTCAATAGCGCCAATTTTTCAAGCATCGCGACTGACGCCAAAGGTGTAATTCAGATTTTTAATGTTGGCGCAGAACGCATGCTGGGTTATACAGCCGCAGAAGTGGTAGACAAAATCACGCTAGCAGATATTTCTGATCCTAAAGAACTCATTTCACGTGCCAAGGCTTTAAGCATAGAACTCTCCACACTAATCACTCCGGGCTTTGAGGCACTCGTGTTCAAAGCCTCCCGGGGTATCGAGGATATTTACGAACTTACCTTTATCCGCAAGGATGACAGCCGATTCCCAGGAGTAGTTTCCGTCACGGCACTGCGCGACGCTCAGGACGAAATCATCGGTTTTTTGCTGATTGGTACTGATAATACACTGCGGAAACAAGCCGAGGCGGAACAGAAAAAACTCGATCAACGTTTGCGCGACCAGCACTTCTACACACGTTCTCTCATCGAATCCAATATTGATGCGCTAATAGCCACCGACCCGTCCGGCATGATTTCGGATGTCAACAAGCAAATGGAAGCGCTCACTGGCTGCACGCGGGATGAACTGATCGGTGCACCGTTCAAAAATTATTTTACCGATCCGGAACGAGCTGAAGCAGGCATCAAACGAGTGCTGGCTGAAAATCGGGTTACCAATTATGAGCTAACTGCACACGCCAGAGACGGCAAAGAAACGGTTGTGTCTTATAATGCAACGACTTTTCACGACCGTGACCGTAAACTGCAAGGTGTGTTCGCTTCAGCGCGCGATATCACGGAGCGCATACTGCTTGATCAGGCTCTGAATGAAACAAATATCAAGCTCGAAAGTGCCAAGTCTATCGCGGAAAAAGCCAACCTCGCAAAATCGGATTTCTTGTCGAGCATGAGCCATGAGTTACGCTCTCCGCTTAATGCAATCCTCGGCTTCGCCCAGTTGATCGAATCAGGTTCACCGCCGCTTACCCCCCGCCAGAAGAGCAATATTGACCAAATTCTCCTGGCTGGCTGGTATTTGCTGGATTTGATCAACGAAATCCTCGATCTCGCGTTGATCGAATCCGGCAAGCTGATGTTGTCACTGGAACCCATGTCGCTAAACGAAGTAATGAGCGATTGCCAAGCCATGATCGAGCCTCAAGCACAAAAAAGCGGCATCTCCCTGAGATTTCCTCAGTTCGATCGCACCTACTTTATCAAGGCGGATCGGACAAGAGTAAAACAAATTCTCATTAACCTGCTTTCTAATTCGATCAAATACAATAGGGCAGGCGGAACGGTGGTAGTGAACTACAACAGCGCAAGTACTGCAGACCGTATCCGCATTAGCATTACTGATACTGGAGAAGGCTTGAGCGTGGAAAATCTCTCACAACTGTTCCAGCCATTCAACCGGCTTGGACGAGAGGCCGGCACAGAGGAAGGCACGGGCATCGGGCTGGTAGTCAGCAAGCGGTTGGTAGAATTAATGGGCGGTGCAATTGGGGCGGAAAGCACTGTCGGGAAAGGCAGTGTGTTCTGGATCGAATTAATTCTGACGGATGCCCCACAAATAACGCGAGATGACGATCAGTCCCTGGCTATTGTCCCGGCAAATATTTCAGCTGAAATGCCTTTACGCACCTTACTCTATGTCGAGGATAATCCAGCCAATCTGCTGTTAGTAGAAAATCTGCTCGAACGCCGGGCTGATATCCACTTGCTGAGCGCTCAAGATGGCCTCCGTGGTATCGAAATTGCGCGCGCTTCGCTGCCGGATGTGATCCTCATGGACATCAATCTGCCTGGCATTAGCGGGATCCATGCACTGAATATTCTGCGCAAAGATCCAACGACAGCTCATATACCGGTTATCGCGCTCAGTGCCAATGCTATGCCGCGAGATATCGTAAGAGGCCTGGAAGTCGGATTCTTTCGTTACCTCACAAAACCCATCAAGCTAAACGAATTTCTCGATACCCTAGACGCAGCACTACAATTGTCCGAGACGCAATCAGCCGGCACAAATATGGAAAAAAAATATGATAGTTAG